In Marivirga salinae, a single window of DNA contains:
- a CDS encoding DUF3276 family protein: protein MEREQEELFSKRVRAGKRTYFFDVRTTKANDYYLTITESKRKPKDDGFTFEKHKIFLYKEDFNKFVNALNESVEHIKTDLMPEFDFTQFDRDEDDDSSWD from the coding sequence ATGGAAAGAGAACAGGAAGAATTATTTTCAAAGAGAGTAAGGGCAGGTAAAAGAACTTATTTTTTTGATGTAAGAACAACGAAGGCTAACGATTATTATTTAACTATCACTGAAAGCAAAAGAAAACCTAAAGATGATGGGTTTACTTTTGAGAAGCACAAAATATTCTTGTATAAAGAAGATTTCAACAAATTCGTAAATGCCTTAAACGAAAGTGTTGAACATATCAAAACTGATTTAATGCCAGAATTTGACTTCACTCAATTCGATAGAGATGAAGATGATGATTCAAGCTGGGATTAA
- a CDS encoding DUF58 domain-containing protein — MDISLENLPEIPSLDLLAKQLVEGFITGMHKSPFHGFSVEFAEHRLYNTGESTRHIDWKVYAKTDRLYTKRYDEETNLRAYILLDNSSSMYYPTQNNGKIRFSILAASTLAYLLQRQRDAVGLISFSDKIDVFTEAKSTRAHLQNIFIHLQKILNQNQQHKSTEISQSLHIVAEKIHKRSLVIIFSDLMTKPEQLEEFFKSIQHIKHRKHEVLFFQVNEPSTELDFDLEDRPYVIEDLESGQKMKLNPSQIKETYHKKVDEYYKQIALKCHQYKVDLTRVDINDNIQKVMAEFLIKRNKMN, encoded by the coding sequence ATGGATATATCATTAGAAAACCTTCCTGAAATTCCTTCATTAGATTTATTGGCTAAGCAGCTGGTAGAAGGATTCATTACGGGCATGCATAAATCCCCTTTCCATGGTTTTTCAGTAGAATTTGCTGAGCACAGATTATACAACACAGGAGAAAGCACCCGTCATATTGATTGGAAAGTTTATGCGAAAACAGACAGGCTTTACACGAAAAGATACGATGAAGAAACTAATCTAAGAGCTTATATTTTGTTAGATAACAGTTCTTCTATGTATTATCCAACTCAAAATAATGGGAAAATTAGATTCAGTATTTTAGCCGCATCAACATTGGCTTATTTACTGCAAAGACAAAGAGATGCAGTTGGCTTAATTTCCTTTTCAGATAAAATTGATGTTTTCACAGAAGCCAAATCAACAAGAGCTCACCTTCAGAACATTTTTATCCATTTACAAAAGATATTAAATCAAAACCAGCAGCATAAAAGCACTGAAATCAGTCAAAGTCTTCATATCGTTGCTGAAAAAATCCATAAACGCTCACTGGTAATTATTTTCAGTGATTTGATGACAAAGCCCGAGCAATTGGAAGAATTTTTTAAATCCATTCAACATATCAAACATAGGAAACATGAAGTACTATTCTTTCAAGTAAATGAACCATCTACTGAGCTTGATTTTGATTTAGAAGACCGACCTTATGTAATTGAAGATCTGGAGAGTGGTCAAAAAATGAAATTAAACCCGTCTCAAATAAAAGAGACTTATCATAAAAAGGTAGATGAATATTATAAGCAAATTGCCTTAAAATGTCATCAATATAAAGTGGATTTAACAAGGGTTGATATCAATGATAATATTCAAAAAGTAATGGCTGAGTTCTTGATCAAAAGGAATAAAATGAATTGA
- a CDS encoding quinone-dependent dihydroorotate dehydrogenase, with protein sequence MYKSIIRPLLFQLSAEKAHHFTFTLAKFFFNIPGVKSINRSLFQVKSPKLERELFGLKFPNPVGLAAGFDKDAKLIDELASLGFGFIEIGTITPKAQPGNPKPRLFRLQDDSGIINRMGFNNQGIESAIKNLKKRKSKVIIGGNIGKNKVTPNEEAFNDYEKCFLQLYPYVDYFVVNVSSPNTPGLRELQEKEPLMQLLNHLMQLNEQQEKTKPILLKIAPDLTNQQLDDIIEIVRETKIDGVIATNTTISRDGLKAPESTIKEIGNGGLSGKPLGKRSTEVIRYLNEKSNAAFPIIGVGGIMSAADALEKLEVGASLVQLYSGFIYEGPALIKSINRAILKRPIA encoded by the coding sequence ATGTATAAATCCATAATTAGACCATTATTATTTCAGCTTTCTGCTGAAAAAGCCCACCATTTTACTTTTACATTAGCTAAATTTTTCTTCAATATACCTGGGGTAAAATCCATTAATAGAAGCTTATTTCAAGTAAAATCTCCTAAACTGGAGCGAGAATTATTTGGTTTGAAATTTCCTAATCCAGTAGGTCTAGCAGCAGGTTTTGATAAAGATGCAAAACTCATTGATGAATTGGCATCCTTAGGTTTTGGCTTTATTGAAATAGGAACCATCACACCAAAAGCTCAGCCAGGCAACCCTAAACCGCGACTTTTCAGATTACAAGATGATAGTGGTATCATAAACAGAATGGGATTTAATAATCAAGGAATTGAATCGGCTATCAAGAATTTGAAAAAACGAAAAAGCAAAGTAATAATTGGTGGAAACATCGGTAAAAATAAAGTGACTCCAAACGAAGAAGCTTTTAATGATTATGAAAAATGTTTTCTTCAGCTTTATCCGTATGTGGATTATTTTGTCGTGAATGTGAGCTCGCCAAATACTCCTGGATTGCGTGAGCTTCAAGAAAAAGAGCCCTTAATGCAGTTGCTAAATCACTTAATGCAACTTAATGAACAGCAAGAAAAAACTAAACCTATATTATTAAAAATTGCCCCTGATTTAACTAATCAACAACTCGATGATATAATTGAAATTGTAAGAGAGACGAAAATTGATGGGGTCATTGCTACTAATACTACCATAAGTCGTGATGGTTTGAAAGCTCCAGAGTCAACCATTAAGGAAATTGGAAATGGCGGTTTAAGTGGAAAACCATTAGGCAAAAGATCCACAGAAGTGATTCGTTACTTAAATGAAAAATCCAATGCTGCATTTCCAATAATTGGAGTTGGAGGAATTATGTCTGCTGCAGATGCTCTTGAAAAGTTAGAAGTGGGTGCAAGTTTAGTGCAGTTATATTCTGGCTTTATTTACGAAGGTCCAGCTTTGATTAAAAGTATTAATAGGGCTATTCTTAAAAGACCAATAGCATAA
- a CDS encoding bile acid:sodium symporter family protein, with protein sequence MEQSAVTAIFLPLALGIIMLGMGMTLTLNDFRKVALYPKAAVIGLISQLILLPLIGFGLAALIFTIPELAVGLILIALCPGGATSNLISHLAKADLALSISLTAISSIITNFSIPILLNIALAHYMTGEKAITLPFFKTFIQIFLVTIFPVVIGMIIKKKRPHFALKSEKAMNIISTFFFILILLAAILKERENIIPYFEQAGVAAIILNISALLMGFILGKLFGLNKRQRSSIAIETGIQNGTLAIALALSPAILNNTQMAVPAAIYSLLMFVTAAVVILISKKQNSQEALKELSLS encoded by the coding sequence ATGGAACAAAGTGCTGTAACTGCCATATTTCTTCCTTTGGCTTTAGGAATTATCATGTTGGGGATGGGAATGACGCTCACTCTTAATGATTTTAGAAAAGTCGCACTCTATCCAAAAGCAGCTGTTATCGGATTGATCAGTCAACTCATTCTTTTACCACTGATTGGGTTTGGTTTAGCCGCTTTAATTTTCACAATTCCAGAACTTGCGGTTGGGTTGATTTTAATAGCTCTTTGTCCGGGCGGAGCAACTTCTAATTTAATTTCTCATTTAGCAAAAGCTGATTTGGCTTTATCCATAAGTTTAACTGCAATAAGTAGTATTATTACCAATTTCAGTATTCCGATTTTATTGAATATTGCTTTAGCGCATTATATGACTGGGGAAAAGGCTATAACACTTCCTTTCTTTAAGACTTTTATTCAAATCTTTTTAGTGACTATTTTCCCAGTAGTTATAGGAATGATTATCAAGAAAAAGCGTCCTCATTTCGCCTTAAAATCTGAAAAGGCAATGAATATAATTTCTACATTCTTTTTTATCTTGATTTTATTAGCGGCAATCCTAAAGGAAAGGGAGAATATCATTCCTTATTTTGAACAAGCAGGAGTAGCGGCTATTATTTTAAATATATCAGCTTTATTAATGGGTTTTATTTTGGGTAAATTATTTGGTTTAAATAAAAGACAAAGAAGCTCTATTGCAATAGAAACAGGTATTCAAAATGGAACTTTAGCCATCGCATTAGCTTTAAGTCCGGCAATATTAAATAATACGCAAATGGCAGTGCCCGCAGCAATTTACAGCTTATTGATGTTTGTGACCGCTGCTGTAGTTATTCTGATTTCTAAAAAACAAAACTCACAAGAGGCTTTAAAAGAACTATCTTTATCCTAA